Within the bacterium genome, the region CGCCAAAGGTAGGCACCGTGACTCCGAACGTCGGAGACGCCGTTAAGTCAGTGAAGGCGGGAAGAGCTGAGTTCCGAGTGGAGAAGGCTGGAATAGTCCACTCTTCTGTGGGGAGAGCGAGCTTTACCCCAGAGCAAATACAAGAGAATGTTGAGGCACTTATAGGGGCATTGAACAAGCAGAAGCCATCCACGAGTAAGGGGGTGTATCTGCAGAGTGCATACCTCTCGCTTACGATGGGGCCAAGCGTAGAGCTCGATTTATCGCTGGTGCGGAACGTTTAGGAGAGAAAGAGTTTCTCAGAGCTGCAATTTCTGGGGTGGTAATCTGGATTTTTGATGCCACTTCGCTCTAGAATGTGGGGCTTCGAGTTTTTAAAAGGCAATGGAATGGACAAAGCAGAGAAGATCCAAGAAGTAGAGTCGCTCAAGGGCGCTTTCAGTTCGAGTATTGTTGCTCTTTGCGCCGACTATCGTGGACTTACTGTCGAACAAGCAACGAATCTTCGAGCTGGTTTGAAGGAACAGGGAGCCTACGGAAAGGTTGTAAAGAATACACTAGCAAAGATTTCTGTGAATGAGGCCCACAAGGAAGCAGACCAAGAGGAAGTTCAGAAGTTTGTTGCGACATTAGATGGTCCGAGTTTTGTTGTCTTTTCAGAAGCCGATCCGGTGTCACCTGCGAAAGTACTAGCGAAGTTCGCTAAGGAGTATGAGGCACTAGAGATTAAGGGTGGTTTCTTTGAGGGGAAGTACTTGGATATTGCTGAGGTTCAGAACCTGTCAAGCATGCCAAGTAAAGAAGAGCTCT harbors:
- a CDS encoding 50S ribosomal protein L10 encodes the protein MPLRSRMWGFEFLKGNGMDKAEKIQEVESLKGAFSSSIVALCADYRGLTVEQATNLRAGLKEQGAYGKVVKNTLAKISVNEAHKEADQEEVQKFVATLDGPSFVVFSEADPVSPAKVLAKFAKEYEALEIKGGFFEGKYLDIAEVQNLSSMPSKEELYAKLLSVISAPATKVVQLLQAPATQLTRVIDAQRAKLEEQGE